Proteins from one Salinispora arenicola genomic window:
- a CDS encoding ABC transporter permease: MSNLVRAELLKIRTTSTGWWLALGAFLSLAVAFAFNVWMATLVFDGRGEMFGSTDEQGSAAVQAANIYTSGQYFGLMFVMLIGILMVTNEFFHQTASTTFLATPQRTKVIGSKLVAASILGLLFWLVTTVIDLVGGSIFLAVADQGSQLGTWTVQRALLLNLLAYATWTVLGVGIGTLITNQLGAVITATALYLVGTQVVGLLFLLLANLLDSQAIIKWQVLWPAVASQVMVAGEATEFTPDWWAGALVLVGYAIVTGTVGVMLTRKRDIS; the protein is encoded by the coding sequence ATGAGCAACCTGGTCCGAGCCGAGCTGCTCAAGATCCGCACCACCAGCACCGGGTGGTGGTTGGCCCTCGGGGCGTTCCTGTCCCTCGCCGTCGCGTTCGCCTTCAACGTCTGGATGGCGACCTTGGTGTTCGACGGCCGGGGTGAGATGTTCGGGTCCACCGACGAGCAGGGGTCGGCGGCGGTGCAGGCGGCGAACATCTACACGTCGGGGCAGTACTTCGGCCTGATGTTCGTGATGCTCATCGGCATCCTGATGGTCACCAACGAGTTCTTCCACCAAACCGCCTCCACCACCTTCCTGGCGACGCCACAGCGCACGAAGGTGATCGGCAGCAAGCTGGTGGCGGCGAGCATCCTGGGCCTGCTCTTCTGGCTGGTCACCACCGTCATCGACCTGGTGGGCGGGAGTATCTTCCTGGCTGTCGCCGATCAGGGCTCTCAACTGGGCACGTGGACGGTGCAGCGCGCGCTGCTGTTGAACCTGCTCGCGTATGCGACCTGGACGGTCCTCGGTGTGGGAATCGGCACCCTGATCACGAACCAGCTCGGCGCGGTGATCACCGCGACCGCGCTGTACCTGGTCGGCACGCAGGTGGTCGGGCTGCTGTTCCTGCTGCTGGCGAACCTGCTGGACAGTCAGGCCATCATCAAGTGGCAGGTCCTCTGGCCGGCTGTGGCGTCGCAGGTCATGGTCGCCGGCGAGGCCACCGAGTTCACCCCCGACTGGTGGGCGGGCGCTCTCGTGCTGGTCGGGTACGCCATCGTCACCGGGACCGTGGGAGTCATGTTGACCAGGAAGCGGGACATCTCCTGA
- a CDS encoding ABC transporter ATP-binding protein — protein MNDGRSSPGTSGEIVVSRLTKVYGNVRAVNDLSFTVTPGRVTGFLGPNGAGKTTTLRMLLNLVTPTAGQATIGGQRYADLTDPLRHVGAVLEASSAHRGRTGINHLRVICAAAGLPRSRADETLAHVGLAPAAGRKFKGYSLGMKQRLGIAAAMLGDPRVLILDEPANGLDPEGIRWMRGFLKSLATEGRTVLVSSHLLSEMQLLADDVVIIAAGRLVRQGPVDQVVGSMARNARVRVRTPQADTLRAALENLSATVDVDDQEALLVGGVDAPTVGRAALAAGVELHELATERPDLEGVFLELTNGKAGIR, from the coding sequence ATGAACGACGGGCGGTCGAGTCCCGGCACCAGCGGAGAGATCGTGGTGTCCCGGCTGACGAAGGTCTACGGCAACGTTCGCGCGGTCAACGACCTGTCCTTCACGGTGACGCCGGGTCGGGTCACCGGGTTCCTCGGCCCGAACGGCGCGGGCAAGACCACCACGCTGCGCATGCTGCTGAACCTGGTCACCCCGACCGCCGGCCAGGCGACCATCGGCGGGCAGCGGTACGCCGACCTGACCGATCCGCTGCGACACGTCGGCGCGGTCCTGGAGGCGTCGAGCGCGCACCGGGGCCGCACCGGCATCAACCATCTGCGGGTGATCTGTGCGGCGGCCGGGCTGCCTCGCTCCCGCGCCGACGAGACGCTCGCCCACGTGGGTCTGGCGCCAGCCGCCGGGCGCAAGTTCAAGGGCTACTCGTTGGGTATGAAGCAACGACTGGGCATCGCCGCGGCAATGCTCGGCGACCCCCGGGTGCTGATTCTGGACGAGCCGGCCAACGGTCTCGACCCGGAGGGCATCCGGTGGATGCGAGGCTTCCTGAAGAGCCTGGCCACCGAGGGGCGTACCGTGCTGGTCTCCAGCCACCTGCTGTCGGAGATGCAACTCCTCGCGGACGACGTAGTGATCATCGCCGCGGGCCGGCTGGTTCGGCAGGGTCCGGTGGACCAGGTGGTCGGCTCGATGGCGCGAAACGCCCGGGTGCGGGTACGTACACCACAGGCCGACACGCTGCGGGCCGCGCTCGAGAACCTCTCGGCGACAGTGGACGTTGACGACCAGGAAGCCCTGTTGGTCGGCGGGGTGGACGCACCGACGGTCGGCCGGGCAGCCCTGGCCGCCGGCGTGGAACTGCACGAACTAGCCACCGAACGTCCTGACCTCGAGGGCGTCTTCCTCGAGCTGACGAACGGAAAGGCGGGCATCCGATGA
- a CDS encoding GNAT family N-acetyltransferase: MAVLPAALTTSGYTLSIADDPGHVVAAQRLRHEVFATELGATLRPEADGLDVDDFDPHCDHLIVRQHSDAAVVGTYRLLPPGRVQRRYADGEFDLAALDPLRDDLVEAGRSCVHPEHRTGAVINLMWAGITRYLHLRGSRWLGGCASVPVADGGRAAAEVWALARARHLAPPPLRVRPLRPWFAEPGVPPAATAVGGTVARALLPPLLRGYLRLGAWVCGEPAYDPDFGVVDFYLLFSLDRMNPRYLRHFLGGVQR, encoded by the coding sequence ATGGCCGTTCTGCCCGCCGCACTGACCACCAGCGGATACACCCTGTCGATCGCCGACGACCCGGGTCACGTCGTGGCCGCGCAACGGCTGCGTCACGAGGTGTTCGCCACCGAGCTGGGCGCCACCCTCCGCCCGGAGGCCGACGGCCTCGATGTGGACGACTTCGACCCACACTGCGATCACCTGATCGTGCGTCAGCACAGTGACGCTGCCGTCGTCGGGACGTATCGGCTGCTGCCGCCGGGCCGGGTGCAGCGCCGGTACGCCGACGGAGAGTTCGACCTGGCGGCCCTCGACCCGCTCCGGGACGACCTGGTCGAGGCTGGCCGGTCCTGCGTGCACCCCGAGCACCGGACCGGTGCCGTGATCAACCTCATGTGGGCCGGCATTACCCGCTACCTGCACCTGCGCGGATCCCGGTGGCTCGGTGGCTGCGCCTCGGTGCCGGTCGCCGACGGTGGGCGCGCTGCCGCCGAAGTGTGGGCTCTCGCCAGGGCCCGGCATCTGGCCCCGCCGCCGCTGCGGGTGCGCCCGCTGCGCCCTTGGTTCGCCGAACCGGGCGTACCGCCGGCGGCAACCGCGGTCGGCGGGACGGTGGCCCGGGCGCTACTGCCGCCGCTGCTTCGCGGCTACCTCCGGCTCGGCGCCTGGGTCTGCGGCGAGCCGGCGTACGATCCGGACTTCGGGGTCGTCGACTTTTACCTGCTCTTCTCGCTGGACCGGATGAACCCGCGCTACCTGCGGCACTTCCTGGGTGGAGTGCAGCGGTGA
- a CDS encoding lysophospholipid acyltransferase family protein, whose amino-acid sequence MTRGGHDLWRPTSGCGPPCLPVPGQVPAVSAARWTGRLAAGLGMLLVGVGLAALLPLLPARERRTMIRGWARATARALGVRLVARGRLPRRPALLVANHASWLDVLAVLAVAPACLVAKSDIRAWPVIGRLAGAAGAVFVDRTRPRDLPGAVARMAAALRAGRPVAVFPEGTTWCGSTTGCRPVGGFRPAAFQAAIDVGVPVVPLRLGYRCATTEATTTAAFLGDETLWRSLRRVLAARELEVSVVATAALHPTRDTDRGALARAAEAAVRLPPARPPRPPVPAPRPVRPILPGGTLDLAA is encoded by the coding sequence GTGACCCGTGGCGGCCACGACCTCTGGCGTCCGACGTCGGGATGCGGCCCGCCGTGCCTGCCGGTCCCCGGTCAGGTGCCGGCGGTCTCCGCAGCCCGGTGGACTGGTCGGCTGGCTGCCGGGCTTGGCATGCTGCTCGTTGGGGTCGGCCTGGCGGCACTGCTCCCACTGCTGCCGGCGCGTGAGCGGCGAACCATGATCCGAGGCTGGGCCCGGGCCACTGCCCGGGCCCTCGGCGTACGCCTGGTGGCTCGGGGTCGGCTGCCGCGGCGGCCCGCGCTACTGGTCGCCAACCATGCTTCCTGGCTGGACGTTCTGGCAGTGCTGGCCGTGGCGCCGGCCTGCCTGGTCGCCAAGAGTGACATCCGCGCCTGGCCGGTCATCGGGCGACTCGCCGGGGCTGCCGGGGCCGTCTTCGTCGACCGGACGCGCCCCCGTGACCTGCCAGGCGCGGTGGCGCGGATGGCCGCCGCGTTGCGTGCCGGTCGGCCCGTCGCGGTGTTTCCGGAGGGAACCACCTGGTGTGGGAGCACGACGGGCTGCCGCCCGGTTGGCGGGTTCCGGCCGGCCGCGTTCCAGGCGGCGATCGACGTGGGCGTGCCGGTGGTGCCGCTGCGACTCGGCTACCGGTGCGCGACGACCGAGGCCACCACGACTGCGGCGTTCCTCGGCGACGAGACCCTGTGGCGGTCGCTGCGGCGGGTGTTGGCCGCCAGGGAACTCGAAGTGTCGGTGGTGGCCACCGCGGCCCTGCACCCGACCCGCGACACCGACCGCGGGGCGCTGGCTCGGGCTGCCGAGGCAGCGGTACGTCTGCCGCCAGCCCGGCCGCCGCGTCCGCCAGTGCCGGCCCCGCGCCCGGTCCGGCCGATCCTCCCGGGTGGGACACTCGACCTGGCCGCATGA
- a CDS encoding response regulator transcription factor, giving the protein MAATQTEARLLVVEDDPNILELLSASLRFAGFDVATATSGSAALTAAKDHRPDLVVLDVMLPDLDGFEVIRMMREGGARTPVVFLTARDATDDKIRGLTLGGDDYVTKPFSLEELTARIRAVLRRSASGEQAPARLTFADLELDEEAHEVHRAGQRVQLSPTEFKLLRYLMLNANRVLSKAQILDHVWNYDFRGDDNIVESYISYLRRKVDNTQPRLIHTLRGVGYVLRKPAA; this is encoded by the coding sequence ATGGCGGCTACCCAGACCGAGGCCCGACTGCTCGTCGTCGAGGACGATCCGAACATTCTCGAGCTGCTCTCCGCGAGCCTGCGGTTCGCCGGTTTCGACGTGGCGACCGCCACCAGCGGCAGTGCCGCGCTGACCGCCGCGAAGGACCACCGCCCCGATCTGGTCGTGCTGGACGTCATGCTGCCCGACCTGGACGGGTTCGAGGTCATTCGGATGATGCGCGAGGGTGGTGCCCGTACCCCCGTTGTCTTCCTGACCGCGCGGGACGCTACCGATGACAAGATTCGGGGGCTGACCCTGGGCGGCGACGACTACGTGACCAAGCCGTTCAGCCTGGAGGAGTTGACCGCCCGGATCCGGGCGGTGCTGCGCCGCAGCGCCAGCGGCGAGCAGGCCCCGGCCCGGCTCACCTTCGCCGACCTCGAGCTGGACGAGGAGGCGCACGAGGTGCACCGGGCGGGGCAGCGGGTACAGCTGTCGCCGACGGAGTTCAAGCTGCTGCGGTACCTGATGCTCAACGCCAACCGGGTGCTCTCCAAGGCGCAGATCCTCGACCACGTCTGGAACTACGACTTCCGGGGCGACGACAACATCGTCGAGTCGTACATCTCGTACCTCCGACGTAAGGTCGACAACACCCAGCCCCGGTTGATCCACACCCTCCGCGGGGTCGGGTACGTGCTCCGCAAGCCGGCGGCGTGA
- a CDS encoding sensor histidine kinase: MNTVSQAKAGLRRIPLLVKLIAAVLALVAVALLVISTLTTFFLRSYLIQQVDGELEFSAKNLKTSSNIESGFLTFPTDRLAVFPTDYLIVMTSARTGLVDREGWDASRFERRDLPLVPTDAAGFQRLAGEPFTVRGRDSDVHWRMLYTELPSGEWLAVGQHLTDVDQAVKRLVWTDLLVGTSVLILLASVGAAIVRTSLKPLVEIERTAAAIAGGDLTRRVPDPEAGNPRPNSELGRLSRALNTMLTQIEAAFTARAASETAARAAESAARDAAMNAQASESRARRSEERMRQFVADASHELRTPLTTIRGFAELFRQGAARSPEQTGDLLRRIEDEAARMGLLVEDLLLLARLDRERPLAPAPVELPVLAADAVEAARAVAPDRRIHLDIAAGSGPLVVYGDDARLRQVIGNLMTNALTHTPPEASVTLRLRSEPGQLAVVEVADTGPGLSDEQAERVFERFYRVDAARTRRAGGNTGTGLGLAIVAALVAAHGGTVEVAETPGGGATFRVRLPLASAPAGDEV; encoded by the coding sequence GTGAACACCGTCTCACAGGCGAAGGCCGGGCTGCGGAGGATCCCGCTCCTGGTCAAGCTGATCGCCGCGGTCCTGGCGCTGGTGGCGGTCGCGCTTCTGGTGATCAGCACACTGACCACGTTCTTCCTCCGTAGCTATCTGATCCAGCAGGTGGACGGAGAGCTGGAGTTTTCGGCCAAGAATCTCAAAACGAGCAGCAACATCGAATCGGGGTTCCTGACGTTCCCCACGGATCGTCTGGCCGTTTTCCCGACGGACTACCTCATCGTCATGACGAGTGCCAGAACCGGCCTGGTCGACCGCGAGGGGTGGGACGCAAGCCGGTTTGAGAGGCGGGACCTGCCACTGGTGCCGACGGACGCCGCGGGTTTCCAGCGGCTGGCCGGTGAGCCGTTCACCGTTCGCGGGCGGGACAGCGACGTGCACTGGCGAATGCTCTACACGGAGCTGCCCAGCGGAGAGTGGCTGGCCGTCGGGCAGCACCTGACCGACGTGGATCAGGCCGTCAAGCGGCTGGTCTGGACCGACCTGCTGGTCGGCACGTCGGTGTTGATCCTGCTCGCCTCGGTCGGTGCGGCGATCGTCCGCACCAGTCTGAAGCCGCTCGTCGAGATCGAGCGGACCGCTGCCGCGATCGCCGGCGGCGATCTGACCCGCCGGGTGCCGGACCCCGAGGCGGGCAACCCGCGGCCGAACTCGGAGCTGGGGCGCCTGTCCCGCGCGCTCAACACGATGCTCACCCAGATCGAGGCGGCTTTCACCGCCCGCGCCGCCTCGGAGACCGCGGCCCGCGCCGCCGAATCCGCAGCTCGGGACGCCGCAATGAACGCCCAGGCGTCCGAGTCCCGAGCCCGGCGCTCCGAGGAGCGGATGCGGCAGTTCGTCGCGGACGCCTCGCACGAGCTGCGCACCCCGTTGACCACTATCCGGGGGTTCGCCGAGCTGTTCCGGCAGGGCGCCGCGCGCAGTCCCGAGCAGACCGGCGACCTGCTGCGCCGGATCGAGGACGAGGCGGCCCGGATGGGTCTGCTGGTGGAGGACCTGCTGTTGCTCGCCCGGCTCGATCGTGAGCGTCCGCTGGCGCCGGCCCCGGTCGAACTACCGGTGCTGGCCGCCGACGCGGTGGAGGCGGCCCGAGCGGTGGCACCGGACCGACGGATCCACCTGGACATCGCTGCGGGTTCCGGACCCCTGGTGGTGTACGGCGACGACGCCCGACTGCGGCAGGTGATCGGCAACCTGATGACCAACGCCCTGACGCACACCCCGCCGGAGGCGTCGGTGACCCTCCGGCTGCGGTCCGAGCCCGGTCAGTTGGCGGTGGTGGAGGTGGCCGACACCGGGCCGGGACTCTCCGATGAGCAGGCCGAGCGCGTGTTCGAGCGCTTCTACCGGGTGGACGCGGCCCGTACCCGACGGGCCGGCGGCAACACCGGGACCGGGCTGGGCCTGGCGATCGTCGCCGCCTTGGTGGCCGCGCACGGGGGAACGGTCGAGGTGGCGGAGACTCCGGGCGGAGGTGCGACGTTCCGGGTCCGGTTGCCCCTGGCGTCGGCTCCCGCCGGTGACGAGGTGTAA
- a CDS encoding S1C family serine protease, whose product MTDYESDPQRRQAPGDAEPSHPTVDLPRLERAQSDSSASVSDAASPASPAAPSVGAPTDPTDARSGSDEPAVESPVPAANASPSADPSAPRYPQFGVGPAGGHGGHPHPPGYPQHPNPATLWYGQQSAGWSGGQPGGYGQPYQPGQPAHLAGASMPPWAAPQSGPRSGGRVAKFVGAGVAVVALMFGSGVAGGALALALAGDSGITRTYSAAPIIDGADLPRIAAAVQPSVVSIGTGNGEGSGVILSTDGYVLTNNHVIASASGGTVLVTFADGETAQAKIVGTDPKTDLAVVKASGVSDLTPATFGDSDAMQVGDQVLALGSPLGLQGSVTAGILSARDRTIQAGGSPQDPRQGVTSISGLLQTDAPINPGNSGGALVNTRGEVIGINTAIATSGQGSTGNIGVGFAIPSNKANDVAGKLQRGEKVSHPTLGVSVTTADGGGALVAEVLPDSAAERAGLQRGDVITRFGDKAIDGSDDLVAEVQAGKVGDRVDVTYKRNNAEATATVTLAEAS is encoded by the coding sequence ATGACCGACTACGAGTCCGACCCACAGCGCCGGCAGGCCCCCGGGGACGCCGAGCCGTCGCACCCCACCGTCGATCTGCCCCGCCTCGAGCGCGCCCAGTCCGACTCCTCGGCCTCGGTCTCCGATGCGGCTTCCCCGGCGAGCCCCGCCGCGCCGTCCGTCGGCGCCCCGACTGACCCCACTGACGCCCGGTCCGGCTCGGACGAGCCCGCTGTCGAGAGCCCCGTACCGGCCGCAAACGCGTCGCCGTCCGCCGACCCCTCCGCGCCGCGATATCCCCAGTTCGGTGTCGGGCCCGCTGGCGGGCACGGTGGGCACCCGCACCCACCCGGCTATCCGCAACACCCGAACCCGGCCACCCTCTGGTATGGGCAGCAGAGCGCCGGCTGGAGCGGGGGGCAACCCGGCGGGTACGGCCAGCCCTATCAGCCGGGCCAGCCGGCGCACCTGGCCGGGGCGTCCATGCCGCCGTGGGCGGCGCCGCAGAGCGGCCCGCGCTCCGGCGGCCGGGTGGCGAAGTTCGTCGGCGCTGGCGTTGCGGTGGTCGCCCTGATGTTCGGCTCTGGCGTTGCCGGCGGCGCACTCGCGCTCGCCCTCGCCGGCGACTCCGGCATCACCCGAACCTACTCGGCGGCCCCGATCATCGATGGTGCCGACCTGCCGCGCATCGCCGCCGCGGTGCAGCCCAGTGTGGTGTCGATCGGCACCGGCAACGGCGAGGGCTCGGGTGTGATCCTCAGCACCGACGGCTACGTGCTGACCAACAACCATGTGATCGCCTCGGCGAGCGGCGGCACCGTGCTGGTGACCTTCGCCGACGGCGAGACGGCGCAGGCGAAGATCGTCGGCACCGACCCGAAGACCGACCTGGCCGTCGTCAAGGCATCCGGGGTCAGCGACCTGACGCCGGCGACGTTCGGCGACAGCGACGCGATGCAGGTCGGCGACCAGGTCCTCGCCCTGGGTAGCCCGTTGGGCTTGCAGGGATCGGTGACCGCGGGCATTCTCAGCGCGCGGGACCGCACCATCCAGGCCGGTGGCTCGCCGCAGGACCCGCGCCAGGGGGTCACCTCGATCTCCGGGTTGCTGCAGACCGATGCGCCGATCAACCCCGGTAACTCCGGTGGCGCGCTGGTCAACACCCGGGGTGAGGTGATCGGGATCAACACGGCGATCGCCACCAGCGGTCAGGGCAGCACCGGCAACATCGGGGTCGGTTTCGCCATCCCCAGTAACAAGGCCAATGACGTCGCCGGGAAGCTGCAACGGGGGGAGAAGGTCTCTCACCCCACCCTCGGTGTCAGCGTCACCACCGCCGACGGCGGTGGCGCCCTGGTGGCCGAGGTCCTCCCCGACAGTGCCGCCGAGCGGGCCGGTCTCCAGCGCGGTGACGTCATCACCCGGTTTGGTGACAAGGCGATCGACGGCTCCGACGACCTGGTCGCCGAAGTCCAGGCCGGCAAGGTGGGTGACCGGGTCGATGTGACGTACAAACGCAACAATGCCGAAGCGACGGCAACCGTGACGCTCGCCGAAGCGTCCTAG
- a CDS encoding BON domain-containing protein, with the protein MRIQRDVVAELAWDPRVEPQEVGVTVDDGVVTLTGWVDGLARKWAAQRCAQRVRGVRAVADELEVRPPGDERYTDREIGIAVSRALEWDSFVPAERLDVTVANGWVILRGDVEFGWQRRTAEAEVRRLRGVRGVTNLVAARPAGAADGERIRREVQRALSRGLGTERVTVDVDGSTVVLNGVVRSWWERDQAERTAWSAEGVQAVRDRLLVGG; encoded by the coding sequence GTGCGGATCCAGCGGGATGTGGTGGCGGAGCTGGCCTGGGATCCCCGGGTCGAGCCACAGGAGGTCGGAGTCACCGTCGACGACGGGGTGGTGACGCTGACCGGCTGGGTTGACGGCCTCGCCCGGAAGTGGGCGGCGCAACGCTGCGCGCAGCGGGTACGTGGGGTGCGGGCGGTCGCCGACGAACTGGAGGTCCGACCGCCCGGTGACGAGCGGTACACCGACCGGGAGATCGGGATCGCCGTGAGTCGGGCGTTGGAGTGGGACAGCTTCGTGCCGGCGGAGCGGCTCGACGTCACGGTGGCGAACGGTTGGGTGATTCTGCGTGGCGATGTGGAGTTCGGCTGGCAGCGGCGGACTGCGGAGGCCGAGGTGCGGCGGCTGCGCGGCGTACGTGGGGTGACGAATCTGGTCGCGGCTCGGCCCGCTGGTGCTGCGGATGGGGAGCGGATCCGGCGCGAGGTCCAGCGGGCCCTGTCGCGTGGGCTCGGCACCGAACGGGTGACGGTGGACGTGGACGGGAGCACTGTTGTCCTCAACGGTGTGGTGCGGTCGTGGTGGGAACGGGATCAGGCCGAGCGGACGGCCTGGTCGGCGGAGGGCGTTCAGGCGGTGCGGGACCGACTTCTTGTGGGGGGTTGA
- a CDS encoding glycosyltransferase family 4 protein, with product MDGAAHQGPEGGLVARNRGDNSSAGRPLRIAMVVPPWLSVPPPGYGGLEHVVAGLVDGLIARGHTVTLFGAGERTDTAARFVSTDAELKFQRIGEALPELAHLVQVNQLVGPEQFDVVHDHTTIGPLLAGRRAVPTVATVHGNPVGEYGTVLGDIDRSVGLVAISHAQRRLNLRLPWVGTVHNALDVDDIPHKRTPSHGPVLWLARFSPDKGPDLAIRACRNAGLPLVLAGKCNEPDERRYYHDVVQPMLGDDITVVLDADRRDAFRLLLEARCLVMPIQWEEPFGIVMLEAMATGTPVVALRRGAVPELVVPGRTGLICEHVDELPGALRVASRLDPGVCVAHVVENFSTARLVDGYETVFQRFVSAVVPAREPAPITFR from the coding sequence GTGGACGGTGCGGCCCACCAGGGGCCGGAGGGGGGACTCGTGGCGCGCAACCGCGGGGACAACAGCTCGGCCGGACGGCCACTACGGATCGCGATGGTGGTCCCGCCGTGGCTGTCGGTGCCGCCGCCCGGCTACGGCGGCTTGGAGCACGTGGTCGCCGGCCTGGTGGACGGGCTGATCGCCCGGGGTCACACGGTGACCCTGTTCGGGGCGGGTGAGCGGACCGACACCGCCGCCCGTTTCGTCTCGACCGACGCCGAGCTGAAGTTCCAGCGGATCGGCGAGGCACTGCCCGAACTGGCCCACCTCGTTCAGGTGAATCAGCTGGTTGGTCCGGAGCAGTTCGATGTGGTTCACGACCACACCACGATCGGTCCCCTGCTGGCCGGGCGGCGGGCGGTGCCCACCGTCGCCACCGTGCACGGCAATCCGGTCGGGGAGTACGGGACCGTACTCGGTGACATCGACCGGAGCGTGGGCCTGGTAGCCATCTCCCACGCCCAACGGCGGCTCAACCTGCGGCTGCCGTGGGTCGGCACGGTGCACAACGCGCTGGACGTCGACGACATCCCGCACAAGCGGACACCGAGCCACGGGCCGGTGCTCTGGCTGGCCCGGTTCAGTCCGGACAAGGGTCCCGACCTCGCCATCCGCGCCTGCCGGAACGCCGGCCTGCCGTTGGTGCTCGCCGGAAAGTGCAACGAACCGGACGAACGCCGCTACTACCACGACGTGGTGCAGCCGATGCTGGGCGACGACATCACGGTGGTCCTCGACGCTGACCGGCGGGACGCGTTCCGCCTGCTCCTCGAAGCCCGATGCCTGGTCATGCCGATCCAGTGGGAGGAACCGTTCGGCATCGTCATGCTGGAGGCGATGGCCACCGGAACCCCGGTGGTGGCACTACGCCGGGGTGCCGTGCCGGAGCTGGTCGTGCCCGGCCGCACCGGACTGATCTGCGAGCACGTGGACGAACTGCCGGGGGCGCTGCGCGTGGCGAGTCGACTGGATCCGGGCGTGTGCGTCGCCCATGTGGTGGAGAACTTCTCCACCGCCCGGCTGGTTGATGGCTACGAGACGGTGTTCCAGCGGTTCGTCTCGGCAGTGGTCCCGGCACGGGAACCCGCCCCCATCACGTTCCGTTGA
- a CDS encoding patatin-like phospholipase family protein: MLRGPVAFVLGGGGVLGAVEVGMLRALFRADIRPDLVLGTSIGAVNGALVAADPSTAVTDRLVRLWASPEASEVYGDSVARQLRRFAARTHLHSPRPLRKLLERELGAGTTFADLRVPFRCCAANIERAAEHWFHTGPVVPAVLASASVPGLLPPSQIDGQHYIDGGVVNSIPIGEAVAAGATQIFVLQVGRIERELSPPRRPWEIAQVAFEISRRHRFARELAAVPDGVQVHVLPTGGRQSRDDSPWAYRDMAAVGRRISRAYTASRHYLAQLDR; encoded by the coding sequence ATGTTGCGGGGACCGGTGGCGTTCGTGCTCGGGGGCGGCGGCGTCCTCGGCGCGGTTGAGGTGGGCATGCTGCGGGCTCTGTTCCGCGCCGACATTCGACCAGACCTGGTGCTCGGCACGTCGATCGGCGCGGTCAACGGTGCCCTGGTGGCCGCCGACCCGTCCACCGCGGTCACCGACCGCCTGGTCCGGCTGTGGGCCTCCCCCGAGGCGAGCGAGGTGTACGGCGACTCGGTGGCGCGGCAGCTTCGCCGGTTCGCCGCGCGGACCCACCTGCACTCGCCGCGGCCGCTCCGCAAACTGTTGGAGCGGGAACTCGGCGCCGGCACCACCTTCGCGGACCTGCGGGTGCCCTTCCGCTGCTGTGCGGCGAACATCGAGCGTGCGGCCGAGCACTGGTTCCATACCGGCCCCGTGGTGCCGGCCGTCCTCGCCAGCGCCTCCGTGCCGGGCCTCCTCCCACCGTCCCAAATCGACGGCCAGCACTACATCGACGGGGGCGTGGTCAACTCGATCCCCATCGGCGAGGCGGTGGCTGCCGGCGCCACCCAGATCTTCGTTCTCCAGGTGGGCCGGATCGAACGCGAGCTCAGCCCACCGCGGCGTCCCTGGGAGATCGCCCAGGTCGCGTTCGAGATCTCCCGCCGGCATCGGTTTGCCCGCGAGTTGGCCGCCGTGCCCGACGGAGTCCAGGTGCATGTGCTGCCGACCGGAGGGCGCCAGTCTCGCGACGACTCGCCGTGGGCGTACCGGGACATGGCGGCGGTGGGGCGGCGGATCAGTCGGGCCTACACCGCGTCCCGGCACTACCTGGCCCAACTGGACCGCTGA